The following coding sequences lie in one Leptospira inadai serovar Lyme str. 10 genomic window:
- a CDS encoding flagellin, which translates to MIINHNLAAINSHRVLKFQNNEVAKNMEALSSGMRINRAGDDASGLAVSEKMRTQVKGLRQAERNTEDGMSLIQTTEGYLQETNDIIQRVRVLAIQSSNGIYGAEDRQMIQVEVSQLIDEIDRIASQAEFNKMALLQGDFARGSRSASMWFHIGPNQHQRERVYIATMTAKALNLIKADGTLLTLSTAEQSNDAIGFLDDALMKINKQRANLGAYFNRLEHASKGLMVAYENIQASESRIRDTDMAEETVAFTKNQILVQSGTAMLAQANVRPQSVLQLLR; encoded by the coding sequence ATGATCATTAACCACAACTTAGCCGCGATAAACTCCCACCGCGTCCTGAAATTCCAGAACAACGAAGTGGCAAAAAATATGGAAGCATTGTCTTCCGGTATGCGGATTAACCGTGCCGGTGACGACGCTTCCGGACTTGCCGTTTCCGAGAAAATGAGAACTCAGGTCAAAGGGCTTCGCCAAGCGGAGAGAAACACCGAGGACGGAATGTCCTTGATCCAAACGACGGAAGGATATCTTCAGGAAACCAACGATATCATTCAACGAGTTCGGGTTCTTGCCATTCAATCCTCCAACGGAATCTATGGCGCTGAAGATCGCCAAATGATCCAAGTGGAAGTTTCTCAGCTCATCGACGAAATCGATCGGATCGCCTCCCAAGCAGAGTTCAACAAGATGGCGCTACTCCAAGGGGATTTTGCCCGTGGATCCAGAAGCGCTTCGATGTGGTTCCACATCGGTCCGAACCAGCACCAAAGGGAAAGAGTCTATATCGCTACGATGACTGCGAAAGCCCTGAATCTGATCAAAGCCGATGGTACGTTACTCACTCTTTCCACTGCGGAACAGTCTAACGACGCTATCGGATTCTTGGATGACGCTCTGATGAAAATCAATAAGCAAAGAGCGAATCTTGGAGCATACTTCAACCGACTCGAGCATGCATCGAAAGGTTTGATGGTTGCATACGAGAACATCCAGGCTTCAGAGTCGCGAATCAGAGACACAGACATGGCGGAAGAAACCGTTGCGTTTACCAAAAACCAAATTCTGGTTCAATCTGGTACTGCAATGTTAGCTCAAGCCAACGTCAGACCCCAGTCCGTCCTTCAATTACTCAGGTAA
- a CDS encoding flagellin: MIINHNLSAVNAHRSLKFNEQAVDKTMKALSSGMRINSAGDDASGLAVSEKLRTQVNGLRQAERNTEDGMSFIQTAEGFLQQTSDIIQRIRVLAIQTANGIYSPEDRQLVQVEVSALVDEVDRIASQAEFNRFKLFEGQFARGSKVASMWFHMGPNQNQRERFYIGTMTSRALKLLGADGKPVSVSTPTKSNDVIGFADAALGKIMKQRADMGAYFNRLEYSAKGLMAAYENMQASESRIRDADMAEEMVALTTKQILVQSGTAMLAQANMKPNSVLKLLQM, encoded by the coding sequence ATGATTATCAATCACAACCTGAGTGCGGTGAATGCTCACCGTTCTCTCAAGTTCAACGAGCAAGCTGTGGATAAAACCATGAAAGCGCTCTCATCCGGTATGAGGATTAACTCGGCCGGTGACGACGCTTCCGGTTTGGCTGTCTCCGAGAAGCTTAGGACCCAGGTAAACGGTCTTAGGCAGGCGGAGAGAAATACGGAAGATGGAATGAGCTTCATACAGACTGCGGAAGGATTTCTTCAGCAGACTTCGGACATCATTCAAAGAATCCGGGTTTTGGCCATCCAGACCGCGAATGGAATCTATAGCCCCGAGGACAGACAGTTGGTCCAGGTGGAAGTTTCTGCCCTGGTCGATGAGGTGGATCGAATCGCTTCCCAAGCGGAATTCAATCGATTCAAACTCTTCGAGGGTCAGTTCGCTAGAGGTTCTAAAGTGGCCTCTATGTGGTTTCATATGGGACCGAACCAGAACCAACGGGAGAGGTTTTACATTGGGACGATGACCTCTCGGGCTTTGAAACTTCTGGGAGCGGATGGGAAACCAGTTTCCGTTTCTACTCCTACGAAGTCCAATGATGTGATCGGCTTTGCCGACGCAGCGCTCGGGAAGATCATGAAGCAAAGGGCGGATATGGGAGCTTATTTTAATAGGCTAGAATATTCCGCGAAAGGACTCATGGCGGCTTACGAGAATATGCAGGCCTCCGAGTCTAGAATTCGGGACGCCGATATGGCGGAGGAAATGGTTGCGCTAACTACAAAACAAATACTCGTGCAGAGTGGTACGGCGATGTTAGCACAGGCCAATATGAAACCGAATTCGGTCCTAAAACTTCTTCAAATGTAG
- the pdhA gene encoding pyruvate dehydrogenase (acetyl-transferring) E1 component subunit alpha, with protein sequence MSQPKTKKDTQDLYELYHQMLLIRRFEEAAAKAYSMGKIGGFCHLYIGQEAVGVGAIAALEQKDYIVSTYRDHGHALSRGLDPKSLMAELFGKRTGVASGNGGSMHFFDKSKNFMGGHGIVGGHISLAAGIAYASKYRQDGAVTLCFFGEGAANIGSFHEGMNLAAIWKLPLVMICENNHYAMGTPEYRALSVKDVSVRAAAYDIARDHIEGDEVRKVRDHVRVAIDRARRGEGPTLMEISTYRFRGHSMSDPAKYRTKEELEKYKQGDPLIKAEKELLQCGWTQEELDKLSDSINNTVEEAVLFGEKSEEPPLGWLYKHVYAENV encoded by the coding sequence ATGAGCCAACCCAAAACCAAAAAAGACACCCAAGATCTCTATGAACTCTACCATCAAATGCTTTTGATTCGTCGCTTTGAAGAGGCTGCCGCTAAAGCGTACAGTATGGGCAAGATCGGCGGTTTTTGCCACTTGTATATCGGACAAGAAGCGGTAGGAGTGGGGGCAATCGCAGCTCTAGAACAAAAAGATTATATTGTTTCCACGTACAGAGATCATGGGCATGCTCTCTCGAGAGGCTTGGATCCTAAATCCTTAATGGCCGAGTTATTCGGCAAAAGAACCGGAGTCGCCAGCGGAAACGGCGGGTCCATGCATTTCTTCGATAAATCTAAAAACTTTATGGGCGGTCATGGAATTGTAGGAGGACATATTTCTCTTGCAGCAGGAATCGCATACGCTTCGAAATACCGACAAGACGGCGCGGTTACTTTATGCTTCTTCGGAGAAGGAGCGGCAAATATCGGTTCTTTTCACGAAGGCATGAACCTAGCCGCGATCTGGAAACTCCCGCTTGTTATGATCTGTGAAAATAATCATTATGCGATGGGAACCCCCGAATACCGGGCCCTGTCCGTTAAAGACGTTTCCGTAAGGGCCGCCGCCTACGATATCGCCCGTGATCATATAGAAGGAGACGAGGTCCGAAAGGTCCGAGATCACGTTCGAGTCGCAATCGACCGAGCCAGGCGCGGTGAAGGACCGACTCTAATGGAGATTTCGACGTACCGTTTTCGGGGCCATTCCATGTCGGACCCGGCCAAGTACCGGACAAAGGAAGAGTTGGAAAAATACAAGCAAGGCGATCCTTTGATCAAAGCCGAGAAAGAATTACTCCAGTGCGGCTGGACTCAAGAGGAGCTGGATAAACTCAGTGATTCGATTAATAATACGGTCGAAGAGGCCGTGCTCTTTGGGGAAAAAAGCGAGGAGCCTCCGCTCGGCTGGTTGTACAAGCACGTTTACGCGGAGAACGTTTAA